In Amaranthus tricolor cultivar Red isolate AtriRed21 chromosome 3, ASM2621246v1, whole genome shotgun sequence, a single window of DNA contains:
- the LOC130808158 gene encoding auxin-responsive protein SAUR40-like encodes MECLQEKKKKGSILKKTWERCKSFNHGQPQTCSLLITPLRRRPMVKSKSWSTFFPTSPLSPRVEKLVGSNKNNSRVGLISPKGCLSVYVGPDKQRFVLKIECTNHPLFRMLLEEAESVYGFQSDGPLLLPCEVHIFLKILYEMDGNDDYDDQTNTNSRCGFPRNRSSYHLLNPSDRLIS; translated from the coding sequence ATGGAGTGCTTGcaagaaaagaagaagaaagggaGTATATTGAAGAAGACATGGGAAAGATGCAAGTCATTTAACCATGGTCAACCGCAAACTTGTTCCCTTTTAATAACACCATTACGTCGCCGTCCTATGGTTAAGAGCAAGTCTTGGTCAACCTTTTTTCCTACGTCCCCACTCAGCCCGCGAGTTGAAAAGTTGGTCGGATCCAATAAGAACAACTCGCGGGTAGGTCTTATATCACCTAAGGGTTGTTTATCGGTCTATGTGGGACCCGATAAACAAAGATTTGTGCTCAAAATTGAGTGCACGAATCATCCACTTTTTAGGATGTTACTTGAAGAAGCGGAATCAGTATATGGGTTTCAAAGTGATGGTCCGTTGTTACTACCTTGTGAAGTCCACATATTCCTCAAGATTTTGTATGAAATGGATGGtaatgatgattatgatgatcaAACTAATACCAATTCAAGGTGTGGCTTCCCAAGGAATCGTAGTTCTTACCACCTTCTCAACCCATCTGATAGATTGATCTCTTGA
- the LOC130808894 gene encoding ATP synthase delta chain, chloroplastic-like, with protein MAALRNPVVLQSNTATVAALSTSSTANSPKPFSLSFSSSTATFNPLRLATLSSSKFIVKPRGGGALGARMSDSPAGRYATALAEVANSNGTLETTASDVDKIDKIFSDVQVYSFFANPVISTENKRQVLDEIVDSSKLQPHTANFLNILVDADRLELITDIVKEFEVVFNQITNTELAVVSSVVPLEDDHLAQIAKGVQRLTGAKNVRIKTVIDPDLVAGFTIRYGNGGSKLVDMSVKTQLEEIAAQLDLGDVTLV; from the exons ATGGCGGCACTGCGAAATCCAGTCGTGTTACAATCAAATACGGCTACAGTTGCAGCATTATCAACATCATCCACCGCCAATTCTCCAAAgccattttctctctctttctcttcttctactGCTACATTCAATCCTCTCAGGCTCGCTACTTTGTCGTCCTCTAAGTTCATCGTTAAACCTCGTGGTGGTGGAGCTCTTGGTGCTCGCATGTCCGATAGTCCTGCTGGAAGATATGCCACTGCTCTAGCTGAAGTTGCTAACTCTAACGGTACTCTTGAAACTACTGCCTCTGATGTCGATAAAATTGACAAGATTTTCTCCGATGTGCAG GTGTATTCCTTCTTTGCGAACCCAGTGATTTCCACTGAGAATAAGCGTCAAGTGTTGGATGAGATTGTTGATTCTTCAAAGCTGCAGCCACATACGGCTAACTTCCTTAATATTTTAGTTGATGCGGATAGACTTGAGTTGATTACGGACATAGTGAAGGAGTTTGAGGTGGTCTTTAATCAGATTACAAACACTGAATTGGCAGTTGTCTCTTCAGTGGTTCCGTTGGAGGATGATCACTTGGCTCAAATTGCCAAGGGTGTGCAGCGATTGACAGGGGCTAAAAATGTGAGAATTAAGACAGTAATTGATCCTGATTTGGTTGCTGGGTTCACTATCAGGTATGGTAATGGAGGTTCAAAGTTGGTTGATATGAGTGTCAAGACACAGCTTGAGGAGATTGCTGCTCAGCTTGACTTGGGTGATGTCACACTTGTATGA
- the LOC130808893 gene encoding extensin-like gives MSSSMDMVVFSLLLTVISIHPLQLLAQSTPLISSRITVVGAVYCDTCLNNGFSRHSYFIPGADVHVQCKFNAHAPKTSEMITFSVNRTTDVYGVYKLEIPAVDGVDCVDGPPIQSFCQASLIGSSSPVCNVPTLKSTTTEVSVKSKQESLCVYSFTPLSFRPSKKNNTLCSKHAKSSLSATSSKPLLQSKQTSSISNAENLQSFPFPFTSPPPSLPFPFPFTSPPPSLPFPFPFTSPPPSLTFPFPFPSPPPSLPFPFPFSSPPPSSPFPFTPFFNSPPPPPSFNPTDPKTWIPHIPFISQPPPPPPPPPAFDIRDPRTWTPLIPPFTPPNRQKKNP, from the exons ATGTCTTCTTCCATGGACATGGTGGTTTTCTCTCTACTCCTAACAGTTATCTCCATTCACCCTCTGCAACTTTTAGCTCAATCGACACCACTCATCAGCTCTCGTATCACTGTCGTAGGTGCTGTTTACTGCGATACATGCCTCAACAATGGCTTCTCGAGACATAGCTATTTCATCCCAG GTGCAGATGTACATGTACAATGCAAATTCAATGCACATGCGCCAAAAACATCAGAGATGATAACCTTCTCGGTTAACAGGACGACAGACGTATATGGAGTGTATAAGCTAGAAATACCGGCTGTCGATGGGGTGGATTGTGTTGATGGTCCTCCGATCCAATCCTTTTGTCAAGCAAGTTTGATAGGAAGCTCATCTCCAGTCTGCAATGTTCCAACCCTGAAATCCACAACAACAGAAGTTTCAGTCAAGTCTAAACAAGAGAGTCTTTGCGTTTACAGTTTCACTCCTCTGAGTTTCAGACCAAGTAAAAAGAACAACACTTTGTGCAGTAAACATGCTAAATCATCACTATCAGCCACTTCCTCTAAACCCTTGCTTCAAAGTAAGCAAACTTCATCTATATCAAATGCTGAGAACTTGCAATCTTTTCCATTCCCATTTACCAGTCCACCACCCTCTTTACCCTTTCCATTCCCATTTACCAGTCCGCCACCTTCCTTACCCTTCCCATTCCCATTTACCAGTCCACCGCCCTCCTTAACCTTTCCGTTTCCTTTCCCAAGTCCGCCACCCTCTTTACCATTTCCATTCCCATTTTCCAGTCCACCACCCTCTTCACCTTTTCCATTCACACCATTCTTTAATTCTCCACCACCTCCACCATCATTCAATCCCACAGATCCAAAAACATGGATACCTCACATTCCGTTCATATCTCAGCCTCCTcctcctccaccaccaccaccagcaTTTGATATACGAGATCCAAGAACTTGGACGCCATTGATTCCTCCATTTACTCCACCAAACCGACAAAAGAAGAACCCGTAA
- the LOC130808895 gene encoding glutaredoxin-C1-like, with protein MQYHMQELSSSSSSSWGSYPYYMGVASMNNTGTSSNMMMDPLERVARLASESAVVIFSMSNCCMCHAVKSLLCGMGVNPSVYELDQDPKGKDMERALIRLLGTSVPVVFIGGKLVGAMDRVMASHINGSLVPLLKEAGALWL; from the coding sequence atgcaGTACCATATGCAAGaactatcatcatcatcatcatcatcatgggGATCATACCCATACTACATGGGAGTAGCAAGCATGAACAACACAGGAACATCATCAAATATGATGATGGACCCACTAGAGAGAGTAGCAAGATTAGCATCAGAAAGTGCAGTTGTTATATTCAGTATGAGTAACTGTTGTATGTGTCATGCAGTGAAAAGCTTATTATGTGGAATGGGAGTAAATCCAAGTGTATATGAACTTGATCAAGATCCAAAAGGTAAAGATATGGAAAGGGCTTTAATAAGATTGCTTGGTACATCTGTTCCTGTTGTTTTTATTGGTGGTAAACTTGTTGGAGCTATGGATAGAGTTATGGCTTCTCATATTAATGGCTCCCTTGTTCCTCTCCTTAAGGAAGCTGGTGCTCTTTGgctttaa